One stretch of Deinococcus ficus DNA includes these proteins:
- a CDS encoding DNA polymerase beta superfamily protein, producing MTAPERGPARGTDRRPLPVGTQVVTRTALHSPSGEVSRPAGAVGRVVAAPADLRNAYRVSFPDGTVRAFLRADLEVQRHHAEPTPPNQPDWFAWVQYRCVVGSRAFGLDTEGSDTDRRGFYLPPAERHWSLWGVPEQLENDATQETYWELQKFLTLALKANPNVLECLYTPLVEHVSPVAQDLLDLREAFLSTLVYQTYNGYVLSQFRRMEADRRTHGQVRPKHAMHLIRLLLSGIAVLEQGEVMVHVGEHRDALLAVKRGEVSWADTEGWRLDLHARFDVALARTRLPDRPDYDRVNAFLIRARRRMLDAPTPLEIA from the coding sequence GTGACCGCGCCGGAGCGCGGCCCGGCGCGGGGCACCGACCGGCGGCCCCTGCCGGTGGGCACGCAGGTGGTCACCCGCACCGCGCTGCACTCTCCTTCCGGGGAGGTCAGCCGGCCGGCCGGCGCGGTCGGGCGGGTGGTGGCGGCGCCGGCCGACCTGCGGAACGCGTACCGGGTCAGCTTCCCGGATGGCACGGTCCGCGCGTTCCTGCGCGCGGACCTGGAAGTCCAGCGGCACCACGCCGAGCCCACCCCGCCGAACCAGCCGGACTGGTTCGCGTGGGTGCAGTACCGCTGCGTGGTCGGCTCCCGCGCCTTCGGGCTGGACACTGAAGGCAGCGACACCGACCGCCGGGGCTTCTACCTGCCGCCCGCGGAACGGCACTGGAGCCTGTGGGGCGTGCCGGAGCAGCTGGAGAACGACGCCACGCAGGAGACGTACTGGGAGCTGCAGAAGTTCCTGACGCTGGCGCTGAAGGCCAACCCGAACGTCCTGGAGTGCCTGTACACGCCCCTGGTGGAGCACGTCTCCCCGGTCGCGCAGGACCTGCTGGACCTGCGGGAGGCGTTCCTGTCCACGCTGGTGTACCAGACGTACAACGGGTACGTCCTCTCGCAGTTCCGGCGGATGGAAGCCGACCGCCGCACCCACGGGCAGGTCCGGCCGAAGCACGCGATGCACCTGATTCGCCTGCTTCTCTCAGGCATTGCCGTGCTGGAGCAGGGCGAGGTGATGGTGCACGTCGGAGAGCACCGGGACGCCCTGCTGGCCGTCAAGCGGGGCGAGGTGAGCTGGGCGGACACCGAAGGCTGGCGTCTGGACCTGCACGCCCGCTTCGACGTGGCCCTGGCCCGCACACGCCTGCCGGACCGGCCCGATTACGACCGCGTGAACGCTTTCCTGATCCGCGCCCGCCGCCGCATGCTGGACGCCCCGACCCCTCTGGAGATCGCATGA
- a CDS encoding 3' terminal RNA ribose 2'-O-methyltransferase Hen1, whose protein sequence is MLLTISTTHHPATDLGFLLHKNPARVFTFGLPVGQGHVFYPEASEEVCTAALLVEVDPVVISRGRGGGRAGLPLEPYVNDRPYAASSFLGTALREAFSTAMSGRSRDRPDLAARSLPFEVRLPALPARGDAALPGRLFGPLGYGVSVQEAPLDPLFPEWGASPCQAVTLRAEVRLRDLLAHLYVLIPVLDDSQHYYVSEAEIDKLLRYGAGWLDTHPERDLITRRFLKHRRALQRAAQAHFTPEEDADAGAPGARNVSLNEQRLEAVKAELLAAGAASVLDLGCGEGNLLARLLPERQFTRLLGMDVSPRVLDLARERLRLAELPEPYRARLTLVQGSLTYRDARLRGFDAAAVVEVIEHLDGARLWTLERTLFGDARPATVVLTTPNEEFNARWATLPAGTVRHDDHRFEWTRQEFRTWAQRVAGEFGYAVTFRDVGEVDAALGPPTQMAVFRREAP, encoded by the coding sequence ATGCTGCTGACCATCTCGACCACCCACCACCCCGCCACGGACCTGGGGTTCCTGCTGCACAAGAACCCGGCCCGGGTGTTCACGTTCGGTCTGCCGGTCGGGCAGGGGCACGTGTTCTACCCCGAGGCAAGCGAGGAGGTGTGCACGGCGGCTCTGCTCGTCGAGGTGGACCCGGTGGTGATCTCGCGCGGGCGGGGCGGGGGCCGGGCCGGGCTGCCGCTCGAGCCGTACGTGAACGACCGGCCGTACGCGGCGTCCAGTTTCCTCGGCACGGCGCTGCGTGAGGCGTTCAGCACCGCAATGAGCGGCCGCAGCAGGGACCGCCCGGACCTGGCGGCGCGGTCCCTGCCGTTCGAGGTGCGGTTGCCGGCCCTGCCGGCCCGTGGGGACGCGGCCCTGCCCGGGCGGCTGTTCGGCCCGCTCGGGTACGGGGTGAGCGTGCAGGAGGCGCCGCTGGATCCGCTCTTCCCGGAGTGGGGCGCGAGTCCCTGCCAGGCCGTGACCCTGCGCGCCGAGGTGCGCCTGCGGGACCTGCTTGCCCACCTGTACGTGCTGATCCCGGTGCTGGACGACAGCCAGCACTACTACGTGAGCGAGGCGGAGATCGACAAGCTGCTCCGGTACGGGGCGGGGTGGCTGGACACCCACCCGGAGCGGGACCTGATCACCCGCCGGTTCCTGAAGCACCGCCGGGCGCTGCAGCGCGCCGCGCAGGCGCACTTCACGCCCGAGGAGGACGCGGACGCCGGGGCGCCCGGGGCGCGGAACGTCTCCCTGAACGAGCAGCGGCTGGAGGCGGTGAAGGCGGAGCTGCTCGCGGCCGGGGCCGCGAGCGTGCTGGACCTCGGGTGCGGGGAGGGCAACCTGCTGGCGCGGTTGCTGCCGGAGCGGCAGTTCACGCGGCTGCTCGGCATGGACGTCAGTCCGCGCGTGCTGGACCTCGCCCGGGAACGCCTGCGCCTGGCGGAGCTCCCGGAGCCCTACCGGGCCCGGCTGACCCTCGTCCAGGGGTCGTTGACGTACCGGGACGCCCGCCTGCGGGGCTTTGACGCGGCGGCGGTCGTGGAGGTCATCGAGCACCTCGACGGGGCGCGGCTGTGGACGCTGGAACGCACCCTGTTCGGCGACGCCCGGCCTGCGACGGTGGTGCTGACCACCCCGAACGAGGAGTTCAACGCTCGCTGGGCCACGCTGCCGGCCGGCACGGTCCGGCACGACGACCACCGCTTCGAGTGGACGCGCCAGGAGTTCCGCACGTGGGCGCAGCGGGTGGCCGGGGAGTTCGGGTACGCGGTGACCTTCCGGGACGTGGGAGAGGTGGACGCCGCCCTCGGGCCGCCCACGCAGATGGCCGTCTTCCGCCGGGAGGCGCCGTGA
- a CDS encoding cation:proton antiporter → MTRGRALVTSPLLLGSAVAAQGEAGHTGPPEFLLPLTLLLLVSALAAYLSYRIRLIPIIGFLLAGVLVGPGALGLIRDPALINSASEIGVMLLLFTIGVEFSLERLVRIARLIFLGGGLQTGLTVAAVSAALLAFGVGWQSAVFTGCLVALSSTAIVMRLLAERGETGARTGQVALGILIFQDLAVVLMVLLIPMLAGQGGGPGGVALALAKAAGIIGFVLVAARRLVPPVMEVVARTCSTEIFLLTVVALCFGTASLTAMAGVSLALGAFLAGLLVSESRYGMQALGEILPLQVLFSAAFFLSVGLQLNPAFLLTHLPEVLGAVLLIAVLKAAVTTLSVRLLGEPLDVTLPVALLTAQVGEFSFVLAATGTALGLSFAGLGPQGTQVFIAATVLLMVVTPALGALATPLLGQRPPRPSVQAGESAGSDHGSALPVADRVVFAGYGAHARLAARALSRVGVPYSVITRSPDGASELSGRGAPVLIADYTRAGLLRDLGIASARVLVVADDDAEMTARAVSVARTVAPDLPIITRAETPDDLSHLKALGARHVLTPRKEVATGILDLLTPPDVSRAQVTQHLSEHAPVSLTPAQQAQCPHALSAAGPIVPEADVCLECLALGDTWVHLRTCMTCGHVGCCDSSKNRHATQHAHAQAHPVIRSAEPGETWAYCYEHGWTR, encoded by the coding sequence ATGACACGTGGGCGTGCCCTGGTAACCTCTCCCCTGCTGCTGGGATCCGCCGTCGCTGCGCAAGGGGAGGCAGGTCACACAGGCCCCCCTGAATTTCTTCTGCCCCTGACCCTGCTGCTGCTCGTTTCCGCCCTGGCCGCCTACCTGTCCTACCGGATTCGACTGATTCCAATCATTGGCTTCCTGCTCGCCGGGGTCCTCGTGGGGCCAGGCGCCTTGGGGCTCATCCGCGACCCGGCGCTGATCAACTCAGCCAGCGAGATCGGCGTGATGCTCCTGCTCTTTACCATCGGGGTGGAGTTCAGTCTGGAAAGGCTCGTGCGCATCGCCCGGCTCATCTTCCTGGGTGGTGGCCTGCAGACGGGTTTGACGGTCGCTGCCGTGTCGGCGGCTCTGCTTGCCTTCGGTGTGGGGTGGCAAAGCGCCGTGTTCACGGGCTGTCTGGTGGCCCTGTCGAGCACCGCGATCGTGATGCGTCTCCTGGCTGAGCGCGGAGAGACCGGCGCCCGCACCGGGCAGGTGGCCCTGGGCATCCTGATTTTTCAGGATCTTGCGGTGGTCCTGATGGTGCTCCTGATTCCCATGCTGGCCGGGCAGGGCGGCGGGCCGGGCGGCGTCGCCCTGGCGCTGGCCAAGGCGGCGGGGATCATCGGCTTTGTGCTGGTCGCGGCCCGGCGGCTCGTGCCTCCCGTGATGGAGGTCGTGGCGCGCACCTGCAGCACGGAGATCTTTCTCCTGACCGTCGTCGCCCTGTGCTTCGGCACCGCCAGCCTCACGGCCATGGCCGGGGTCAGCCTCGCGCTGGGCGCCTTCCTGGCGGGTCTGCTGGTGAGTGAAAGCCGCTACGGGATGCAGGCGCTGGGTGAGATTCTTCCGCTCCAGGTGCTCTTCAGCGCCGCCTTTTTCCTGTCGGTCGGGCTGCAGCTGAACCCGGCCTTCCTCCTCACCCATCTGCCCGAAGTGTTGGGGGCGGTGCTGCTGATTGCCGTGCTGAAGGCGGCCGTGACCACCTTGAGTGTCCGGTTGCTGGGCGAGCCGCTGGACGTGACCCTGCCGGTCGCGCTCCTGACCGCGCAGGTGGGTGAGTTCTCCTTCGTCCTGGCCGCCACGGGCACCGCCCTGGGCCTCAGTTTCGCCGGACTGGGTCCGCAGGGCACGCAGGTCTTTATCGCGGCGACGGTCCTCCTGATGGTCGTCACCCCCGCGCTGGGTGCCCTGGCCACGCCCCTGTTGGGCCAGCGGCCACCCCGCCCCAGCGTTCAGGCCGGGGAGTCTGCCGGGTCGGATCACGGAAGTGCCCTTCCTGTCGCGGACCGGGTGGTGTTTGCCGGGTATGGAGCGCATGCCCGTCTCGCTGCTCGCGCGCTTTCGCGGGTGGGGGTTCCGTACAGCGTCATCACCCGCAGCCCGGACGGCGCAAGCGAACTGTCCGGACGCGGAGCGCCCGTCCTGATCGCCGACTACACCCGGGCCGGCCTGCTGCGCGACCTGGGGATCGCCTCCGCCCGGGTCCTGGTGGTGGCGGACGACGACGCGGAAATGACGGCCCGCGCCGTGAGCGTCGCCCGGACGGTGGCGCCCGACCTGCCCATCATCACCCGGGCAGAAACGCCCGACGACCTCAGTCACCTCAAAGCGCTGGGGGCGCGGCACGTCCTGACCCCCCGGAAGGAGGTGGCCACGGGAATTCTGGACCTCCTCACGCCCCCGGACGTGAGTCGCGCCCAGGTGACTCAACATCTCTCGGAGCACGCCCCAGTGAGCCTCACGCCCGCGCAGCAGGCCCAGTGTCCTCACGCCCTGAGCGCGGCCGGGCCCATCGTCCCCGAGGCCGACGTGTGCCTGGAGTGCCTCGCCCTGGGGGACACCTGGGTGCACCTGCGGACATGCATGACCTGCGGACATGTCGGCTGCTGCGACTCCTCGAAGAACAGGCACGCCACGCAGCACGCGCACGCCCAGGCCCACCCGGTGATTCGCAGCGCTGAGCCAGGCGAAACCTGGGCCTACTGCTATGAGCATGGCTGGACCCGGTGA
- a CDS encoding gamma-glutamyl-gamma-aminobutyrate hydrolase family protein, giving the protein MPAPRPVVGLSTSQLTEGTGLGRVFNGTPRRYTEALDAAGFLPLLLPTLPDLAETYAAQVDAVLLTGGVDVHPRHFGEHPRRGLGQVDGERDEFEIRLYREARRLGKPVFGICRGVQMINVLEGGTLWQHLPDAPEFWADHAQVAPSPAVGHEVTFTPGTHLHATHGERAFVNSYHHQALRDLAPGLVAAAHAPDGLVEAVEGDGLIAVQWHPEVLAPDSLPARAFFQSCRSLC; this is encoded by the coding sequence ATGCCCGCCCCCCGTCCCGTCGTCGGCCTGAGCACCTCACAACTGACAGAAGGCACCGGCCTGGGCCGCGTGTTCAACGGCACGCCCCGCCGCTACACCGAGGCGCTCGACGCCGCTGGGTTCCTGCCCCTGCTGCTCCCCACCCTGCCGGACCTCGCCGAGACGTACGCCGCGCAGGTGGACGCCGTGCTGCTCACCGGCGGCGTGGACGTGCACCCCCGTCACTTCGGGGAGCACCCCCGCCGCGGCCTGGGTCAGGTGGACGGCGAGCGGGACGAATTCGAGATCCGGCTGTACCGCGAGGCGCGCCGCCTGGGCAAACCGGTGTTCGGCATCTGCCGGGGCGTGCAGATGATCAACGTGCTCGAGGGCGGCACGCTGTGGCAGCACCTGCCGGACGCCCCGGAATTCTGGGCGGACCACGCGCAGGTCGCCCCCTCCCCCGCCGTGGGGCACGAGGTGACGTTCACGCCCGGCACCCACCTGCACGCCACGCACGGGGAGCGCGCGTTCGTGAACTCGTACCACCATCAGGCGCTGCGCGACCTGGCGCCCGGACTGGTGGCTGCCGCGCACGCCCCGGACGGGCTGGTGGAGGCCGTGGAGGGCGACGGCCTGATCGCGGTGCAGTGGCACCCGGAGGTGCTTGCCCCGGACTCCCTCCCGGCGCGCGCGTTCTTCCAGAGCTGCCGGAGCCTCTGCTGA
- a CDS encoding HU family DNA-binding protein — MLLTMTKKSSKAPAKKPAASAKAAPRKAAAGESNKVAKTQLVEMVADKTGLTKKQSEEAVSAMLDAIVTAVKGGKSVGMPGLGTLSVKATAARTGVRPGTSEKIQIPAGKKVAFKVASTLKGNL, encoded by the coding sequence ATGCTGCTCACCATGACCAAAAAGTCATCGAAGGCCCCCGCCAAGAAGCCCGCTGCCAGCGCCAAAGCTGCTCCCCGTAAGGCTGCCGCCGGCGAGTCCAACAAGGTCGCCAAGACCCAGCTGGTGGAAATGGTCGCCGACAAGACCGGCCTGACCAAGAAGCAGAGCGAGGAAGCCGTCAGCGCCATGCTGGACGCCATCGTGACCGCCGTGAAGGGCGGCAAGAGCGTCGGCATGCCCGGCCTCGGCACCCTGAGCGTCAAGGCCACCGCCGCCCGCACCGGCGTGCGCCCCGGCACCAGCGAGAAGATCCAGATTCCCGCCGGCAAGAAGGTCGCCTTCAAGGTCGCCAGCACCCTCAAGGGCAACCTGTAA
- the pstB gene encoding phosphate ABC transporter ATP-binding protein PstB produces the protein MTTILSAQDVNIHYGDKHAVKNVNLNFARGTVNALIGPSGCGKTTFLRAINRMHDLTPGARVTGRIILDGQDVYDPGVDPVAMRRRVGMVFQKPNPFPTMSVFDNVVAGLKLAGVRDRRQLSEVAERSLRGAALWDEVKDRLHTPATGLSGGQQQRLCIARALAVDPEVLLMDEPTSALDPASTARIEDLMTDLKKVTTIVIVTHNMHQAARVSDTTSFFLVGDMVEHGATEQIFQSPKDERTEAYVTGRFG, from the coding sequence ATGACGACCATCCTCAGCGCGCAGGACGTGAACATCCACTACGGCGACAAGCACGCCGTGAAGAACGTCAACCTGAACTTCGCCCGCGGCACCGTGAACGCCCTCATCGGCCCCAGCGGCTGCGGAAAGACCACCTTCCTGCGCGCCATCAACCGCATGCATGACCTCACGCCCGGCGCCCGCGTGACCGGCCGGATCATCCTGGACGGGCAGGACGTGTACGACCCGGGCGTGGACCCGGTCGCCATGCGCCGCCGGGTGGGCATGGTGTTCCAGAAACCCAACCCCTTCCCCACCATGAGCGTCTTCGACAACGTGGTCGCCGGCCTGAAACTCGCCGGGGTGCGCGACCGCCGGCAGCTCAGCGAGGTCGCCGAACGCTCCCTGCGCGGCGCGGCCCTGTGGGACGAGGTCAAGGACCGCCTGCACACCCCGGCGACCGGGCTGTCCGGTGGGCAGCAGCAACGCCTGTGCATCGCGCGGGCCCTGGCGGTGGACCCGGAGGTGCTGCTGATGGACGAGCCGACCAGCGCCCTGGACCCGGCCAGCACCGCGAGGATCGAGGACCTGATGACGGACCTGAAGAAGGTCACGACCATCGTGATCGTGACGCACAACATGCACCAGGCGGCCCGCGTGAGCGACACCACGAGCTTCTTCCTGGTGGGCGACATGGTCGAGCATGGCGCCACCGAGCAGATCTTCCAGTCCCCGAAAGACGAGCGCACTGAGGCGTACGTCACCGGCCGCTTCGGCTGA
- the pstA gene encoding phosphate ABC transporter permease PstA, producing MGALIVLATLVVVAPLILIFAYLLREGFSAMFGLNDGMADLNFFTRTPAPEGETGGGLLNAITGTLTMLGLASVIGVLVGVAGGIFLAEYPRHPLMPTIRMLSDVLAGIPAIVMGLVAYGLVVLTTGKFSGAAGALALGFLMIPIVVRTTEEVLKLVPGTVREAGLALGLPKWLVTLRVVLPAAAGGIVTGVMLALARVAGEAAPLLFTAFGNNLVNLDPSKAMSALPLEIYKGATSAYDENQRMAKAGALLLILMIFATSLLARRFSRRQ from the coding sequence ATGGGCGCCCTGATCGTGCTCGCCACCCTGGTGGTCGTCGCGCCGCTGATCCTGATCTTCGCTTACCTGCTGCGCGAGGGCTTCAGCGCCATGTTCGGCCTGAACGACGGGATGGCCGACCTGAACTTCTTCACCAGGACCCCCGCGCCGGAAGGCGAGACGGGCGGCGGACTGCTGAACGCCATCACCGGCACGCTGACCATGCTGGGGCTCGCCAGCGTCATCGGGGTCCTGGTCGGCGTGGCCGGCGGGATCTTCCTCGCCGAATACCCCCGCCACCCGCTGATGCCCACCATCCGCATGCTCAGCGACGTCCTCGCCGGCATTCCCGCCATCGTGATGGGCCTGGTCGCCTACGGCCTGGTGGTGCTCACCACCGGGAAGTTCAGCGGCGCGGCCGGCGCACTGGCCCTGGGCTTCCTGATGATTCCCATCGTGGTGCGCACCACCGAGGAAGTGCTGAAACTCGTACCCGGCACCGTCCGCGAAGCCGGACTGGCCCTGGGCCTGCCCAAGTGGCTGGTCACGCTGCGGGTCGTGCTGCCGGCCGCGGCGGGCGGGATCGTCACCGGCGTGATGCTGGCCCTCGCCCGCGTGGCCGGGGAAGCCGCGCCGCTGCTGTTCACTGCGTTCGGCAACAACCTCGTGAACCTGGACCCCAGCAAAGCCATGAGCGCGCTGCCGCTGGAGATCTACAAGGGCGCCACCAGCGCCTACGACGAGAACCAGCGCATGGCCAAGGCCGGCGCGCTGCTGCTGATCCTGATGATCTTCGCCACCAGCCTGCTCGCCCGGCGCTTCAGCCGCCGCCAGTAA